The Cydia splendana chromosome 7, ilCydSple1.2, whole genome shotgun sequence genome contains the following window.
TTTGTACCAAATATATAGGCTTAAAAAATTACGCTACCCCTTTCCTCCATTTTTGTTAAAAGTGAAAAACTGTGCCGTAGTCGACTTGATTTCCATAGAAGGAGAGATAGCTTCTACTCATATAGGTAATGGcgtatatattatattctaaCATATATTATGATTTGTGATAGTGATATATAGGTATACTAGGTATACGAAATCACTTAATGTAGTGTAGGTCATTATAATAGGGGGTATGAAAGCAGTTATCTAAAGGTCATGTATATTTCAAGTACCTAACTATGTATTTAACTCCGATAACTAAGTTCATGTGATTGTAAACACGTGGTTTATGTACTATAATCGAGTCACGTTTCTTAGTACTACGAAGGAAAGATGATACAGACTGATTGTGTTTTTCCAAcatattttaatacattttatattatattagcatATCCATACCATTTTCACTATTCTAACATATattatagtagaagagccggccgcaaattttccaaccgacttgataccacgatgaaatgcacaatggttccccataaaagtgatgctaagtccgaattcgatagtctgccacggcggaacttgccgaaagtacgaaaaagagggccacttccggtgcgaaaataGGGGGccgatttaacccatctgataccgaaataatagttatggcagcagttagaaatttacatgtagacacagaaaagcgaagtctgccagtattttttttgccggaagtgcttggcagacgctctcaaaggtggccaccgggacccctattttaacccatctgataccaccatgaaaccaattacagtcggtaggtatgaaccctcatgtcaggaatatataagtctgccaaggcttttcctgccgaaacaccttggcagacgagattatgtgagcaaggtaaccatcggttaccctacattaacccatctgataccaccatgaaaccaattccagtcggtagttatgaacccccattttaggaatatataagtctgccaaggtttttcctgccgaaacaccttggcagacgagattataagcaagatgaccatcggttaccgtacactaacccatcggATACCACGAtaaaaccaatgccagtcggtaggtatgaaccctcatttcaacaatatataagtctgccagggcttttcctgccgaaacaccttggcaaacgagattataagcaagatgaccatcagttaccgtacactaacccatctgataccaccatgaaaccaattccagtcggtaggtatgcaccctcatttcaggaatatataagtctgccaaggattttcctgccgaaacaccttggcagacgagattatgttagcaaggtgtgtacatcagttaccctacatttacccatctgataccttgtTTGATAAGTCCAGTCTGCCAAGTCAAGTCTGCCaaggcagacttatatatttctgaaatgcgggttcatacctaccgactggaattggatTCATGGccatggaggtatcagatgggttaatgtagggtaactaaTGTACActttgctaacataatctcgtctgccaaggtgtttcggcaggaaaggccttggcagacttatatattcctgaaatgagggttcatatctaccgactggaattagtttcatggtggtatcagatgggttagtatacaataaccgatggtcatcttgcttataatctcgtctgccaaggtgtttcggcaggaaaaaccttggcagacttatatattcctcaAATGGGGATTCATaactaccgactggaattggtttcatggtggtatcagatgggttagtgtacggtaatcgatggtcatcttgcttataatctcgtctgccaaagtgtttcggcaggaaaagccttgacagacttatatattcctgaaatgggggttcatacctaccgactggaattggtttcatggtggtatcagatgggttaatgtagggtaactgatgtacaccttgctaacataatctcgtctgccaaggtgtttcggcaggaaaagccctggcagacttatatattcctgaaatgagggttcatacctaccgactggaattggtttcatggtggtatcagatgggttagtgtagggtaaccgatggttaccttgctcacataatctcgtctgccaaggtgtttcggcaggataagccttggcagacttatatattcctgacatgagggttcatacctaccgactggaattggtttcatggtggtatcagatgggttaaattaggggtcccggtggccacctttgagagcgtctgccaagcacttccggcaaaaaaaatactgacagacttcgcttttctgtgtctacatgtatatttctaactgctgccataactattatttcggtatcagatgggttaaatcagcccccttttttcgcaccggaagtggccttctttttcgtactttcggcaagttccgccgtggcagactatcgaattcggacttagcatcacttttataggaaaccattgtgcatttcatcgcggtatcaagtcggttagaaaatttgcggccggctcttctactattacGATAAAGACTGTAACCTACTATTGACTCCTATTAAATTGCAATTCAGTATCAGAATTTTTGTATCTTATTTACTTAAGTTACTAAGATAATATATTACTTATTAGCTGTCAGCAAAGCTCATAGTTTTGCTGACTAAACATATGATTGTATTTAGTTAGTGctgtaaaaaaattgaaaataggACGGAAATTTAGAAACTTAAAGTGATTAATTTACGATATTAGCGATTACGGTTAACACCATCATGTatgatatataataatattaataacaaataaataattatcaagTGCAAATGCACGACTAATTGATGTTTATACGACTTGTGACCTGTTATCAATGCAAGATACTCTTACTGTTAAAGATAGCCGGCCATTTCCTGCCTATATAATACGCAACTGTTTCAAATCAGACTCATTCCAGATTAAACTAGAAGAGAGAGTTCACCAAAGGTAAatgataaatatattacatgCATTGTGTAACATTTGATAACTTTTAATATGATAACATCATTCCCCTTAAAGAAGTGGTTCTTAACCTTTCGATGATAAGGAACCATTGGGAAATATTTGCCAAGGACCATTGGGAAATATTTGGAAATAATTGTCTAGGAGGGAACTATCTAAAACTTTCTTTTGCTGTTCTGTTTATAACTTTGCTCTCGGGATCACTGCCTTTAGTGAATCATGATATTAATGATTCAGATTGCTTTTATTACTTACAGATGGATACTGGGACTATAAGGGCATTCGCGATATTCCTGGCTGTAATACTGCCTACCTTCGCCGAAATATTGACGGATCAACCCGATTGTCAAGATTTTAAATCCTGTAATTCATGTCTATCAAAAGGATCGTGTGTGTGGTGTGTTAACAAGGCCATATGTACTACGGATTCATGTGGGAACGATAATATTATATATCCATCCCACATCAGAGCCCTCATGGCGGGCTCACAGTTCTGCCCTAGAGTTGTGACGCCAGAAAACAAATTAGTCGTGCAAAGTGGGAAAGAAGAAAGGATAGTTGTGAGAATAACGCAAATTTATATGTACATGGCATTTACCCCTTGGAAGTGCAAGATTTCTCAAGATGGGAAAGAAACGATCGTAAATGCGACGCTTGTTGCTGACGAGGTGTTCTGCGAGCCTGTGGTTTTGTACAGTTATTCGCGCCCATACGCAGATGCTGCTGTGTCCGTCCTATGGGAACATAGCAAGGCTTTTGATGGGGCGCTACCGTTGATAATATGTCGATGCGATATGGATCCTAACTGCCCAGCATGTAAAAAACAACGTTAactaaaatgtatgtattattattattaaaggtaattttaatatctaaaAGTGTTTTCTTTAGCGAATTTAGCAGTTTCGTAAGGAcctaattaagtaggtaaacaaTTTATAGTAATATGATGACATGGACTAATTtctaaatacttattatataacaCATAAGTCAAATTTAGTAATGTAGTaaacgaagcaagttgttgtatggagacccatgcattaattcctcagtcgatgaaattttgcttggttattgtatagtatgagccgaaactaacataaatatccaaaaaaaaaccggccaagtgcgagtctgactcgcgtttctagggttccgtacataattccgactcacgcttgactgcacatttctaataggttttcctgtcatctataggtaaagaactattttgtgtatttttttcaaaattttagacccagtagtttcggagatacagggggaatggtcattttttggctatttgtattttcttaaataacttcgaacctatgtatttttaaattatacaaaaaatatgtccatctttgggttactaatttaaatatgtgtaccaaatttcaacttaattggtccagtagtttccgagaaaataggctgtgacaaacagacagacagacccacgagtgatcctataagggttcttttttttcgttttgaggtacggaaccctaaaaacactcctaagttaggtatttatacgtaaacatacaaagctgtttatttatttaaccgagtaattcctccgtccgaaatttttttaccaaataagttattggtatttctgctgggattttttttattgttatgtcatatattgttgcaatacgttacatgaatatttccggtggagacgaaagtttgaacggagcatttttccgtaaaaagatattaacgatttaagactttaggtatttacttaaatactattactattattctttggatatttatacaatactttttatttattgatactttatcatactgtaaagttttttctggctgaggaattactgcggggtccactacctttatttactacactataggTGAAATCTAATGGCAAATAGGTACCAATTTTAATTTATCTTCATAAAAATACAGTATTGTAAGTTTGTATAAATCCCATGGTTATACAGACACATTGTACATGTCTACCTAATTACCTATCTTAAATCGAAATCAACAAATAAAGCTTCACGCactttttctaaaaataattggaGAAGTAGTTATTATATATCAACATTCTCAACATCTATTGTTCTAAAGCAAGATCATAAGAaattttctattttcgatgTTCACAGTAGGCACCAAACTCGTTATACAAAAGGTTAAACCGAAGAAGTTTACGTTTAAGCCGGAGACAAAACGCGCCCGCGATAGCCGGGCAAGTTTCACGGGCCAACGTATGCAGGGTTTCCTATTGTCCCGAGATATTGTTCAGGTGCACCTTTTGAACGCCTTATATTAATTACTTTGTCTAGCCTGAGTTAACGAAGAGAATAAATCAGTTTCtctagtaattttattttaaagtggCTCGGGAACTGGCAGTTTTCCGCGATGGATGTTAAGAGGACGACACATGATAATTATTCTTTTTGTAATTGTTTTGGGTACATGGTCGCAGCCATTATATTCATCTGAGCATTATAATAACTGTGTCAAAAGCACATATATAAGATTCTGTACTAAATAATCGTATTTAGATAACCTCTaagttataatattttaaaaaatggtaGTATCTAATCTACTAGCAATATGTTGTAGATATCTAAACATAACAACACTCAAGAGCAATACATTACACACAGGTTACTAGGTATGGATATGTCTATACATATCCATAAGATATAAGTGATCAAGAAATAAGAAGcgatgataaaaataaaattaaattatccaTGTCTGGCGGTTAGCTATTGTGCGACGATAACGTTATCATTATCAATCAACAACGGCTACCTACCTAGTTGTTGATTTATATCTAACGTTAAGATTAAAACTTATTTGATTAACTTATGCACATGCACGAATTACCTTACAGTTACAAAGTAAGATTTTCATTCCAAATAGTGGCACTATTACTAAAGTTTACGGCTAGATTGAGTGCGCGAAAAAGACTGACCCTGATTAGTTTTGACGGCAGATATTTATTAAACAAAACTAACGTAACTAAGCATAATATAACAAAAAAGACATGCCTATTCCTGCATACATAATGTCGTTAAAATAAGTTTCATTACCCTACTACTGCGAAAATATACTTTAAACTATTTCTTTTGCCGTCTGCTGTCTGCACGCACCTAATACGAAAGCGATGAATTGAGAAAAGCGCTCCTTCAGGTGTGAATTATATTTGAAGGTGTTAAGATCAATTAGAACGGGCATTTTCTTCCCAAGTACCTACTGCTCGCCGAGAGAGCAGAATAAACAAATCATGTCTGCTTTTACACTCGGCTGAGTTAGAATACTTCATCAAATTGTAAACATCTGGCGCTAATGCTACGTTGATTTTGCCCTAAATTGAAtaatatacaatatttataatattggcCTTTGGTCGAGGCACCACACTCGATCATCAACCCGGCCCCTGGGGAAATAGAGCCTCTTCTCTATTTCTCACTTGGGTAATTCTCGTCCGGCGCGTCCCAGTCGCGGGGGTGGGCACTGGGCACCCTTTACCACAGTAGTTCGGGGTGTAAGGGTGGCGAAGTTCGGATGAGGATTGAGGACCCAGCACCACGGGGTATAGCGTAGTCCCCTGCCCAGGGTTACGGATGAAGACCTCAACGGCTGCAAAAGCGGGGATGGCGGACATCGGTACGGTGGAGCAGACGGAAGAGGCAAAAGCCCAGTGGTAAGCTGACCTGCCATTAGTGGGACACAGGTTACACTGGAGCTGCACCGCCAGGCAGGGCGTTGTAGTAGGGATAGCGGCGGATGAGACCTCGGTTCAACGGCGGCGCCCAAGCTCTCCAGGAGAGTTACTGCCTTGGCGTCAGGCGGCAGCCGGCCGTAAAACCTAAAGCCAAAACTATCTTCTCCTCACAAAAATTAAAGTACAACAAATGGAAATGGGCAATACTACTAGGGCGTACCCCGTAAGCGACGCAAATACGAAGGATGCGATTAATACTAGGGCGTACCCCCCAAGCGACGCGACGGTCTATTGGAGAAGAACAAAAATTCGGATAAGAACTTACTTCGAATAAGACTCGCAACATGGAACTTAGGGTCTCTCACGGGAAGGAGTCAAGAGTTGAGCAAAATTCTACACAAACGGTGCATTAACATCTGCTGTCTACAGGAGACAAAGTGGAAAGGCTCGAAGTCCAAAGATATTGGAAACGACTATCAGGTTATATATCACGGAGTGGACAATAAAAGAAACGGAGTGGTCGTGGTGCTGGATCACAACTTTAAGTCACGAATAGTAAATATCACACGAAAGAGCGACCGCCTAATAGCCGTAAAGCTGGCATTAAATCATCAGCAAGTGACCAACATAATATCAGCATACGCACCACAAATTGGCTGCACAGAAACGGAAAAGTTGGAGTTCTGGGAGGATTTCGATGAGCTACTACAAGGCATACCATCAAATGAATATAAGATATTTGGCGGCGATCTCAACGGACATGTGGGCGCAACAAATGAAACCTATATCAACGTGCACGGAGGTTTTGGGATGGGTAAATTGAATAAGCAAGGGGAAGCAATCTTGGATTTTGCGGCGAGACATTCACTAACCTTAGTTAACACAAACTTCAAAAAGAGATCTGAGCACCTGACCACCTACAAATGTGCGGGAAAAACATCACAAATAGATTA
Protein-coding sequences here:
- the LOC134792478 gene encoding uncharacterized protein LOC134792478, with the protein product MDTGTIRAFAIFLAVILPTFAEILTDQPDCQDFKSCNSCLSKGSCVWCVNKAICTTDSCGNDNIIYPSHIRALMAGSQFCPRVVTPENKLVVQSGKEERIVVRITQIYMYMAFTPWKCKISQDGKETIVNATLVADEVFCEPVVLYSYSRPYADAAVSVLWEHSKAFDGALPLIICRCDMDPNCPACKKQR
- the LOC134792334 gene encoding craniofacial development protein 2-like produces the protein MRPRFNGGAQALQESYCLGVRRQPAVKPKAKTIFSSQKLKYNKWKWETKWKGSKSKDIGNDYQVIYHGVDNKRNGVVVVLDHNFKSRIVNITRKSDRLIAVKLALNHQQVTNIISAYAPQIGCTETEKLEFWEDFDELLQGIPSNEYKIFGGDLNGHVGATNETYINVHGGFGMGKLNKQGEAILDFAARHSLTLVNTNFKKRSEHLTTYKCAGKTSQIDYRLY